One part of the Phragmites australis chromosome 3, lpPhrAust1.1, whole genome shotgun sequence genome encodes these proteins:
- the LOC133911449 gene encoding flavanone 3-dioxygenase 2-like, with protein MADQLISTAEHESLPESYVRSETQRPRLDEVVADAHIPVVDLADPDRAAVIAQIGEACRTHGFFQVLNHGVPVELMLATLAVAYEFFRLPAEEKAKLYSDDPAKKIRLSTSFNVRKETVHNWRDYLRLHCHPLEQYVPDWPTNPPSFREIVSTYCREVRELGFRLYAAISESLGLEEDCIKKALGEQEQHMAVNFYPKCPAPELTYGLPAHTDPNALTILLMDQQVAGLQVLKEGRWIAVNPQPNALVINIGDQLQALSNGRYKSVWHRAVVNSDRARMSVASFLCPCNDVRIGPAAKLISEDSPAVYRDYTYAEYYKKFWSRNLDQEHCLELFRT; from the exons ATGGCGGACCAGCTCATCTCCACGGCCGAGCACGAAAGTCTGCCGGAAAGCTACGTCCGGTCGGAGACGCAGCGCCCGCGCCTGGACGAGGTCGTCGCCGACGCGCACATCCCGGTCGTCGACCTCGCCGACCCCGACCGCGCCGCGGTCATCGCCCAGATCGGCGAAGCCTGCCGCACCCACGGCTTCTTCCAGGTGCTGAACCACGGGGTACCGGTGGAGCTGATGCTGGCGACGCTGGCGGTGGCGTACGAGTTCTTCCGCCTGCCGGCGGAGGAGAAGGCCAAGCTCTACTCCGACGACCCGGCCAAGAAGATAAGGCTGTCCACGAGTTTCAACGTGCGCAAGGAGACCGTGCACAACTGGCGTGACTACCTCCGCCTGCACTGCCACCCGCTGGAGCAGTACGTCCCCGACTGGCCGACCAATCCACCCTCCTTCAG GGAGATCGTCAGCACGTACTGCAGAGAAGTCCGGGAGCTCGGGTTCAGGCTCTACGCGGCGATCTCCGAGAGCCTGGGCCTGGAGGAAGACTGCATCAAGAAGGCGCTgggcgagcaggagcagcacATGGCGGTGAACTTCTACCCCAAGTGCCCGGCGCCCGAGCTCACGTACGGGCTCCCGGCGCACACGGACCCCAACGCGCTCACCATCCTGCTCATGGACCAGCAGGTGGCCGGCCTGCAGGTCCTGAAGGAAGGCAGGTGGATCGCGGTGAACCCACAGCCCAACGCGCTGGTCATCAATATTGGGGACCAGCTGCAG GCACTGAGTAACGGCAGGTACAAGAGCGTTTGGCACCGCGCCGTCGTCAACTCCGACAGAGCAAGGATGTCCGTGGCGTCGTTCCTGTGCCCGTGCAACGACGTGCGCATCGGCCCCGCCGCGAAGCTCATCAGCGAGGACTCGCCGGCCGTCTACAGGGACTACACCTACGCCGAGTACTACAAGAAGTTCTGGAGCAGGAACCTGGACCAAGAGCACTGCCTGGAGCTCTTCAGAACCTAG
- the LOC133911447 gene encoding transcription factor bHLH57-like isoform X1 has product MALPFLLLLLMCLSCSAVGSSCTGDGMATVGVMEQWADQHSASTSAADQMPFLALLQGAGVMVEEEQEERKRHAFACVAADLDLLESCVTQAAAVPVEAAPVTKVERRRKRPRPRQRPAPTPEKRKKPEGAESQRMTHIAVERNRRRLMNDHLASLRSLIPSSYIPRGDQATVVGGAIDYVKQLEQQLVALQAATAARRGAGVVATAASAALDGVFVSPQYTSYSEARGCGGVDVEAMAAVGGHVRVRVAGRRWPGQIVRAIAAMEDLRLAVLHLAITSVGHDTVVYCFNLKMEDGCEVATADEVATVVHQIFAYAGTCC; this is encoded by the exons ATGGCGTTGCCGTTCTTGCTGCTGTTGCTGATGTGCCTTTCTTGCTCTGCTGTTGGTTCTTCGTGCACTGGCGATGGCATGGCGACGGTGGGGGTAATGGAACAGTGGGCGGACCAGCATTCGGCCAGCACCAGCGCCGCGGACCAGATGCCCTTCTTAGCGCTGCTCCAGGGAGCGGGCGtcatggtggaggaggagcaggaagaGCGCAAGAGACACGCCTTTGCGTGCGTCGCCGCCGACCTCGACCTGCTCGAGAGCTGCGTCACGCAGGCGGCGGCAGTCCCTGTGGAGGCTGCGCCGGTGACCAAGGTGGAGAGGCGGAGGAAACGACCGAGGCCGAGACAGCGCCCTGCGCCGACGCCGGAGAAGCGCAAGAAGCCGGAGGGGGCCGAGAGCCAGCGGATGACGCACATTGCAGTGGAGCGCAACCGGCGCCGCCTCATGAACGACCACCTCGCCTCCCTCCGATCCCTCATCCCCTCCAGCTACATTCCCCGC GGTGACCAGGCGACGGTGGTGGGGGGAGCGATCGACTACGTGAAGCAGCTCGAGCAGCAGCTGGTGGCACTGCAGGCCGCCACGGCCGCGCGTCGCGGGGCCGGCGTGGTGGCTACGGCTGCCTCGGCCGCATTGGACGGCGTGTTCGTGTCGCCGCAGTACACGAGCTACTCGGAGGcgcgcggctgcggcggcgtgGACGTGGAGGCGATGGCCGCGGTGGGCGGCCACGTGCGCGTACGCGTCGCGGGGAGGCGGTGGCCCGGGCAGATTGTGCGCGCCATTGCCGCCATGGAGGACCTCCGGCTCGCGGTCTTGCACCTCGCCATCACTTCCGTCGGACATGACACCGTCGTGTACTGCTTCAACCTTAAG ATGGAGGACGGGTGCGAGGTGGCGACGGCTGACGAGGTGGCGACGGTGGTGCACCAGATCTTCGCCTACGCCGGCACATGCTGCTGA
- the LOC133910856 gene encoding LOW QUALITY PROTEIN: probable F-box protein At4g22060 (The sequence of the model RefSeq protein was modified relative to this genomic sequence to represent the inferred CDS: substituted 1 base at 1 genomic stop codon), with amino-acid sequence MKWCLLQIANNFIHDNMARHHMDIAAVKLLELPQDMLIDIFGLLEIPDLVRVGSVCASWNSAYTSVRSIGQYKWLQTLCLIYTSESACENVACVYSLAEXRTYKLTPPEPSIHRRYLIGSSNGWLITVDEQSEMHLVNPITSEQIALPSVITIEQVAPIFDDTGAVCKYHLRMNIAQSVTRSPLALDLDELRYYPHRKAFIFYDTSAGSYIVVLIHNPFGQLSFARLGDEKWTWLPSHTHFQDCIYKDGLLYAVTSFGETITFNLSGTMVTAKILIDRVNYYYGPDRLYIVQASWGDLLQVWRPKFWIKEELDGHGHGATFENKAGTM; translated from the coding sequence ATGAAGTGGTGTTTGTTACAAATAGCTAATAACTTCATTCATGATAATATGGCCAGGCATCATATGGACATTGCAGCAGTCAAATTGCTAGAGCTGCCGCAGGATATGCTGATAGATATATTTGGTCTACTGGAGATCCCTGACCTCGTGCGCGTAGGCTCTGTCTGCGCCTCTTGGAACTCTGCATATACCAGCGTCCGTAGCATTGGGCAGTACAAATGGCTCCAGACACTGTGCCTCATCTACACCTCTGAATCTGCTTGTGAGAATGTTGCTTGCGTCTACAGCCTCGCAGAATAGAGGACCTACAAATTAACTCCCCCGGAGCCGTCGATCCACAGAAGGTATCTGATTGGGTCCTCGAATGGGTGGCTGATTACTGTTGATGAGCAATCTGAGATGCACCTTGTTAATCCAATCACTAGTGAACAGATAGCTCTCCCGTCGGTGATCACCATTGAGCAGGTGGCACCTATTTTTGACGATACAGGTGCAGTTTGTAAGTATCATTTGAGGATGAACATTGCACAATCGGTTACTAGATCGCCCTTagcacttgatcttgatgagtTGCGGTACTACCCCCATCGTAAGGCATTTATATTTTATGATACATCTGCAGGAAGCTATATCGTGGTGCTCATCCACAATCCATTTGGGCAGCTTTCATTTGCTAGGTTAGGGGATGAGAAGTGGACCTGGCTGCCAAGTCATACACATTTTCAGGACTGCATCTACAAGGATGGTCTATTATATGCAGTGACTTCATTCGGCGAAactatcaccttcaatctcagTGGGACTATGGTCACGGCAAAGATACTTATAGACAGGGTAAATTATTATTATGGGCCTGATAGGCTTTACATTGTTCAGGCTTCATGGGGTGATCTGCTGCAAGTTTGGAGACCAAAATTTTGGATAAAAGAAGAGTTGGATGGGCATGGGCACGGGGCAACATTTGAGAACAAAGCTGGGACGATGtaa
- the LOC133911448 gene encoding psbP-like protein 1, chloroplastic isoform X2, producing MNKFDRRSKRWVFIKSQKKRSSKLQWSSQSAAGQIRAEPSRCPFVLVKVQPRVPTARIARLGSARVASSCGPETKRNPTRRTESASLVASLPSIRHHPRRRAAPAPMATAVPAASLQFSRRASSPAAAARRPRAPSLRKRHCAVRPLGAACSPPRQHNNEEEGSRRRQVLVAGAAAAAAFLSRPNPAASEAKKGFLPVTDKKVGYSFLYPFGWQEVAVQGQDKVYKDVIEPLESVSINTISTSKQDIRELGPPDKVAEALIKKVLAPPSQKTKLIEAKENEVDGRAYYIFEFTAQAPNYTRHALGAIAIANGKFYTLTTGANERRWEKMKDRLHTVVDSFRIENRI from the exons ATGAACAAATTTGATAGGCGATCGAAGCGATGGGTGTTTATAAAATCGCAAAAAAA ACGCTCCAGTAAATTACAATGGAGCAGTCAATCAGCCGCGGGGCAGATACGGGCCGAGCCGAGCCGATGCCCATTCGTGCTTGTCAAGGTCCAACCCCGTGTGCCCACCGCGCGCAtcgctcggctcggctcggctcgcgTCGCGTCCTCGTGTGGACCAGAAACGAAGCGAAATCCTACTCGGCGCACGGAGTCCGCAAGCTTGGTCGCCTCGTTGCCTTCCATCCGGCATCATCCTCGTCGACGCGCAGCTCCCGCTCCCATGGCCACCGCCGTGCCCGCCGCCTCCCTCCAGTTCTCTCGCCGCGCCTCCTCCCCTGCCGCCGCAGCTCGCCGTCCCAGGGCCCCGTCGCTTCGCAAGCGGCATTGCGCCGTCAGGCCCTTGGGCGCCGCCTGCAGCCCGCCGCGGCAGCACAACAACG AAGAGGAAGGCTCCAGGCGGCGACAGGTGCTTGTGGCGggggccgccgcggccgcggcgttTCTGTCTCGGCCTAATCCGGCAGCAT CAGAGGCTAAGAAAGGGTTCCTGCCTGTCACCGACAAGAAGGTTGGCTACTCCTTCCTCTACCCATTCGGATGGCAG GAAGTGGCCGTGCAAGGGCAAGATAAGGTGTACAAAGATGTAATAGAGCCTCTGGAGAGTGTGAGCATCAACACTATTTCCACCAGCAAGCAGGATATCCGTGAGCTTGGTCCCCCGGATAAG GTTGCCGAGGCTTTGATAAAAAAAGTTTTAGCTCCGCCATCTCAAAAGACAAAGTTAATTGAGGCAAAAGAG AATGAGGTTGACGGGAGAGCTTACTACATTTTTGAGTTCACAGCTCAGGCTCCAAATTACACCAGACATGCACTTGGTGCAATTGCCATTGCTAATG GCAAATTTTACACATTGACTACTGGAGCAAACGAGAGGAGATGGGAGAAAATGAAGGATAGGCTGCATACAGTTGTTGATTCCTTCAGAATTGAAAACAGAATATGA
- the LOC133911450 gene encoding uncharacterized protein LOC133911450, whose translation MNTAMATTSLSLHGRPSQAPTKKLSSPFLGAPASFLRSLAPAPTAGPSRRTLAVRAMAPPKPGGKPKKVVGLIKLALEAGKATPAPPVGPALGAKGVNIMAFCKEYNAKTADKAGYIIPVEITVFDDKSFTFILKTPPASVLLLKAAGIEKGSKEPQREKVGKVTADQVRAIAQEKLPDLNCKSIDSAMRIIAGTAANMGIDVDPPILEKKEKVLL comes from the exons ATGAACACAGCCATGGCCACCACATCCTTATCCCTCCATGGCCGCCCTTCCCAGGCCCCCACAAAGAAGCTCTCCTCCCCGTTTCTTGGCGCCCCCGCTTCTTTCCTCCGGTCGCTGGCGCCCGCGCCCACCGCCGGCCCCTCCCGGCGGACGCTGGCTGTCAGGGCCATGGCGCCCCCCAAGCCTGGAGGCAAGCCCAAGAAAG TGGTGGGCCTGATAAAGCTGGCCCTGGAGGCCGGCAAGgcgacgccggcgccgcccgTCGGCCCGGCGCTTGGTGCCAAGGGTGTGAACATCATGGCGTTCTGCAAGGAGTACAATGCCAAGACTGCCGACAAAGCCGGCTACATCATTCCCGTCGAGATCACCGTGTTTGAT GATAAGAGCTTTACCTTCATCTTGAAGACCCCACCGGCATCAGTCCTGCTACTCAAGGCTGCAG GTATCGAAAAAGGTTCAAAAGAGCCACAGCGAGAAAAGGTTGGAAAAGTAACAGCAGATCAGGTACGCGCAATAGCTCAGGAGAAGTTGCCGGACTTGAACTGCAAGAGCATCGACTCCGCTATGAGGATCATCGCTGGCACTGCCGCTAACATGGGCATAGACGTTGATCCTCCAATCCttgagaagaaggaaaaagtcCTCTTGTAG
- the LOC133911448 gene encoding psbP-like protein 1, chloroplastic isoform X1, whose translation MNKFDRRSKRWVFIKSQKKRSSKLQWSSQSAAGQIRAEPSRCPFVLVKVQPRVPTARIARLGSARVASSCGPETKRNPTRRTESASLVASLPSIRHHPRRRAAPAPMATAVPAASLQFSRRASSPAAAARRPRAPSLRKRHCAVRPLGAACSPPRQHNNEEEGSRRRQVLVAGAAAAAAFLSRPNPAAFAAEAKKGFLPVTDKKVGYSFLYPFGWQEVAVQGQDKVYKDVIEPLESVSINTISTSKQDIRELGPPDKVAEALIKKVLAPPSQKTKLIEAKENEVDGRAYYIFEFTAQAPNYTRHALGAIAIANGKFYTLTTGANERRWEKMKDRLHTVVDSFRIENRI comes from the exons ATGAACAAATTTGATAGGCGATCGAAGCGATGGGTGTTTATAAAATCGCAAAAAAA ACGCTCCAGTAAATTACAATGGAGCAGTCAATCAGCCGCGGGGCAGATACGGGCCGAGCCGAGCCGATGCCCATTCGTGCTTGTCAAGGTCCAACCCCGTGTGCCCACCGCGCGCAtcgctcggctcggctcggctcgcgTCGCGTCCTCGTGTGGACCAGAAACGAAGCGAAATCCTACTCGGCGCACGGAGTCCGCAAGCTTGGTCGCCTCGTTGCCTTCCATCCGGCATCATCCTCGTCGACGCGCAGCTCCCGCTCCCATGGCCACCGCCGTGCCCGCCGCCTCCCTCCAGTTCTCTCGCCGCGCCTCCTCCCCTGCCGCCGCAGCTCGCCGTCCCAGGGCCCCGTCGCTTCGCAAGCGGCATTGCGCCGTCAGGCCCTTGGGCGCCGCCTGCAGCCCGCCGCGGCAGCACAACAACG AAGAGGAAGGCTCCAGGCGGCGACAGGTGCTTGTGGCGggggccgccgcggccgcggcgttTCTGTCTCGGCCTAATCCGGCAGCAT TCGCAGCAGAGGCTAAGAAAGGGTTCCTGCCTGTCACCGACAAGAAGGTTGGCTACTCCTTCCTCTACCCATTCGGATGGCAG GAAGTGGCCGTGCAAGGGCAAGATAAGGTGTACAAAGATGTAATAGAGCCTCTGGAGAGTGTGAGCATCAACACTATTTCCACCAGCAAGCAGGATATCCGTGAGCTTGGTCCCCCGGATAAG GTTGCCGAGGCTTTGATAAAAAAAGTTTTAGCTCCGCCATCTCAAAAGACAAAGTTAATTGAGGCAAAAGAG AATGAGGTTGACGGGAGAGCTTACTACATTTTTGAGTTCACAGCTCAGGCTCCAAATTACACCAGACATGCACTTGGTGCAATTGCCATTGCTAATG GCAAATTTTACACATTGACTACTGGAGCAAACGAGAGGAGATGGGAGAAAATGAAGGATAGGCTGCATACAGTTGTTGATTCCTTCAGAATTGAAAACAGAATATGA
- the LOC133911447 gene encoding transcription factor bHLH57-like isoform X2 produces the protein MERMQLQGPIASSLWADQHSASTSAADQMPFLALLQGAGVMVEEEQEERKRHAFACVAADLDLLESCVTQAAAVPVEAAPVTKVERRRKRPRPRQRPAPTPEKRKKPEGAESQRMTHIAVERNRRRLMNDHLASLRSLIPSSYIPRGDQATVVGGAIDYVKQLEQQLVALQAATAARRGAGVVATAASAALDGVFVSPQYTSYSEARGCGGVDVEAMAAVGGHVRVRVAGRRWPGQIVRAIAAMEDLRLAVLHLAITSVGHDTVVYCFNLKMEDGCEVATADEVATVVHQIFAYAGTCC, from the exons ATGGAGAGGATGCAACTGCAAGGGCCCATCGCCTCCTCGCTG TGGGCGGACCAGCATTCGGCCAGCACCAGCGCCGCGGACCAGATGCCCTTCTTAGCGCTGCTCCAGGGAGCGGGCGtcatggtggaggaggagcaggaagaGCGCAAGAGACACGCCTTTGCGTGCGTCGCCGCCGACCTCGACCTGCTCGAGAGCTGCGTCACGCAGGCGGCGGCAGTCCCTGTGGAGGCTGCGCCGGTGACCAAGGTGGAGAGGCGGAGGAAACGACCGAGGCCGAGACAGCGCCCTGCGCCGACGCCGGAGAAGCGCAAGAAGCCGGAGGGGGCCGAGAGCCAGCGGATGACGCACATTGCAGTGGAGCGCAACCGGCGCCGCCTCATGAACGACCACCTCGCCTCCCTCCGATCCCTCATCCCCTCCAGCTACATTCCCCGC GGTGACCAGGCGACGGTGGTGGGGGGAGCGATCGACTACGTGAAGCAGCTCGAGCAGCAGCTGGTGGCACTGCAGGCCGCCACGGCCGCGCGTCGCGGGGCCGGCGTGGTGGCTACGGCTGCCTCGGCCGCATTGGACGGCGTGTTCGTGTCGCCGCAGTACACGAGCTACTCGGAGGcgcgcggctgcggcggcgtgGACGTGGAGGCGATGGCCGCGGTGGGCGGCCACGTGCGCGTACGCGTCGCGGGGAGGCGGTGGCCCGGGCAGATTGTGCGCGCCATTGCCGCCATGGAGGACCTCCGGCTCGCGGTCTTGCACCTCGCCATCACTTCCGTCGGACATGACACCGTCGTGTACTGCTTCAACCTTAAG ATGGAGGACGGGTGCGAGGTGGCGACGGCTGACGAGGTGGCGACGGTGGTGCACCAGATCTTCGCCTACGCCGGCACATGCTGCTGA